One stretch of Chloroflexia bacterium SDU3-3 DNA includes these proteins:
- a CDS encoding threonine--tRNA ligase → MPVTPQNDPYYRLRHSLAHIMAQAVLEEFPSGKVAIGPPIENGFYYDFDLPRPLTPEDLEQIEQRMRKIIKGNFAFERRVVSADEARELFKDQPYKLELIEGLARGADDNGEEGAGAAGEGAVITTYRHDTFEDLCRGPHVERTGQIAANGFKLMSIAGAYWRGDSSKPMLQRIYGTAWNSKGELAEYLNRLEEARKRDHRKLGKELGLFFFSDDVGPGIPLFTPKGEMLRHLMETYVRDVQTRYGYQHVWTGNIVKEQLYRKSGHYDNYSDVMFPPMVDKDEVYRLKPMNCPSHMTLYNEMGLHSYRDFPMRFAEFATLYRYEISGTLSGLTRVRSLTQDDCHVFCTEDQIQEEFSLALNLIREVLQTYQMTDYRVQLSLPAAEGKYVRDEEKWSKAIAALKAALDANQVQYEAVEGEAAFYGPKADFMAKDALGREWQLSTIQVDFIQPARLGCEYIGEDGQPHTPVLIHRAVTGSTERFLGVMIEHFGGAFPTWLAPVQVSIIPISDEKHGDYGRQLKAKLEAAGVRVELNNSKDRMQAKIRQAQLQKIPYMLIIGDKEQEAGAVAVRKRSGEDLGALPVDEFLARVLEEIRTHAV, encoded by the coding sequence AGTCACGCCGCAAAACGACCCATACTACCGGCTGCGGCACTCGCTTGCCCATATCATGGCCCAGGCAGTGCTCGAAGAGTTCCCCTCGGGGAAGGTGGCCATCGGCCCGCCAATTGAAAATGGCTTCTACTACGACTTCGACCTGCCCCGCCCGCTCACGCCCGAGGATCTGGAGCAGATCGAGCAGCGCATGCGCAAGATCATCAAGGGCAACTTCGCCTTCGAGCGCCGTGTGGTAAGCGCCGACGAGGCCCGCGAGCTGTTCAAGGACCAGCCCTACAAGCTAGAGCTGATCGAGGGCCTGGCGCGGGGTGCCGATGACAACGGCGAGGAGGGCGCAGGCGCGGCGGGCGAGGGCGCGGTGATCACCACGTATCGCCACGACACGTTCGAGGATCTCTGCCGTGGCCCGCACGTGGAGCGCACGGGCCAGATCGCGGCCAACGGCTTCAAGCTGATGAGCATCGCGGGCGCGTACTGGCGCGGCGATAGCTCGAAGCCCATGCTCCAGCGCATCTATGGCACGGCCTGGAACAGCAAGGGCGAGCTGGCCGAGTATCTCAACCGGCTGGAGGAGGCCCGCAAGCGCGATCACCGCAAGCTGGGCAAAGAGCTGGGGCTGTTTTTCTTCTCCGACGATGTTGGCCCTGGCATCCCGCTGTTCACGCCCAAGGGCGAGATGCTGCGCCACCTGATGGAGACGTATGTGCGCGATGTGCAGACGCGCTACGGCTACCAGCACGTCTGGACAGGCAACATCGTAAAGGAGCAGCTCTACCGCAAGTCGGGCCACTACGACAACTACTCGGATGTGATGTTTCCGCCGATGGTGGACAAAGACGAGGTATACCGGCTCAAGCCGATGAACTGCCCCAGCCATATGACTCTCTACAACGAGATGGGGCTGCACTCGTACCGCGACTTCCCCATGCGCTTCGCGGAATTTGCCACGCTCTACCGCTACGAGATCAGCGGCACGCTCTCGGGGCTCACGCGCGTGCGCTCGCTGACGCAGGATGACTGCCATGTGTTCTGCACCGAGGATCAGATCCAGGAAGAGTTCTCGCTGGCGCTGAATCTCATCCGCGAGGTGCTGCAGACCTACCAGATGACGGACTACCGCGTCCAGCTCTCGCTGCCCGCAGCCGAGGGCAAGTATGTGCGCGACGAGGAGAAGTGGTCGAAGGCCATCGCAGCGCTCAAAGCGGCGCTGGATGCCAACCAGGTGCAGTACGAGGCGGTCGAGGGCGAGGCCGCGTTCTACGGCCCCAAGGCCGACTTTATGGCCAAGGACGCGCTTGGGCGCGAGTGGCAGCTCTCAACCATCCAGGTAGATTTCATCCAGCCCGCGCGGCTGGGCTGCGAGTACATCGGCGAGGATGGCCAGCCCCACACGCCGGTGCTCATCCACCGCGCGGTCACCGGATCGACGGAGCGCTTCCTGGGGGTGATGATCGAGCACTTCGGCGGGGCCTTCCCCACCTGGCTTGCGCCGGTGCAGGTATCGATCATCCCGATCTCGGATGAGAAGCACGGCGACTACGGGCGGCAGCTGAAGGCCAAGCTAGAGGCGGCGGGCGTGCGCGTGGAGCTGAACAACTCGAAGGACCGCATGCAGGCCAAGA